A window of Solanum stenotomum isolate F172 chromosome 3, ASM1918654v1, whole genome shotgun sequence contains these coding sequences:
- the LOC125860212 gene encoding protein MATERNALLY EXPRESSED GENE 5-like isoform X3, whose protein sequence is MLTGESPTAGYIPFLFLRSPQNARGPKMQTSSYAGGDSARSMSNGVGSLSIDGPRVMGTVGSEPVAARSRTIEFGGVRPEVPLPPEASSTLFVEGLPANCTRREVSHIFRPFVGFKEVRLVIKESRHPGGHPFVLCFVDFMSPAHAATAMDTLQGYKLDEHDRDSPNLRLQFARRPGARSGGGYRGKH, encoded by the exons ATGCTTACTGGAGAGTCACCGACGGCCGGATACATCCCGTTTCTCTTCCTCCGGTCCCCTCAAAACGCCCGAGGACCGAAAATG CAAACTTCTTCGTATGCTGGTGGTGACTCTGCAAGATCCATGAGTAATGGAGTAGGCAGTCTTTCTATTGACGGTCCACGTGTTATGGGTACTGTGGGATCAGAACCAGTTGCTGCTAGAAGCAGGACCATTGAGTTTGGAGGTGTTAGACCAGAAGTTCCTCTTCCACCTGAGGCTAGCAGTACATTGTTTGTGGAGGGGTTGCCTGCTAATTGCACCCGAAGAGAGGTGTCAC ATATATTTCGACCATTCGTAGGCTTCAAAGAAGTTAGACTGGTGATCAAAGAATCACGACAT CCAGGAGGGCATCCATTTGTTCTTTGCTTTGTTGATTTTATGAGTCCAGCCCATGCAGCCACTGCGATGGATACTTTACAAG GTTATAAATTGGATGAGCATGACCGTGATTCGCCCAACTTAAGGCTGCAATTTGCTCGCCGTCCTGGTGCCAGGTCAGGTGGTGGGTATCGCGGAAAGCATTGA
- the LOC125860212 gene encoding RNA-binding protein 2-like isoform X1, whose amino-acid sequence MADAYWRVTDGRIHPVSLPPVPSKRPRTENDVPSGPEMPGSHSHNDVQGMHHPIRETDPIETSYEQYLRSGQTSSYAGGDSARSMSNGVGSLSIDGPRVMGTVGSEPVAARSRTIEFGGVRPEVPLPPEASSTLFVEGLPANCTRREVSHIFRPFVGFKEVRLVIKESRHPGGHPFVLCFVDFMSPAHAATAMDTLQGYKLDEHDRDSPNLRLQFARRPGARSGGGYRGKH is encoded by the exons ATGGCAGATGCTTACTGGAGAGTCACCGACGGCCGGATACATCCCGTTTCTCTTCCTCCGGTCCCCTCAAAACGCCCGAGGACCGAAAATG ATGTTCCAAGTGGTCCTGAGATGCCTGGCAGTCATAGCCACAATGATGTACAAGGAATGCATCATCCCATTAGGGAAACGGATCCTATTGAAACATCCTATGAACAATACTTGCGAAGCGGG CAAACTTCTTCGTATGCTGGTGGTGACTCTGCAAGATCCATGAGTAATGGAGTAGGCAGTCTTTCTATTGACGGTCCACGTGTTATGGGTACTGTGGGATCAGAACCAGTTGCTGCTAGAAGCAGGACCATTGAGTTTGGAGGTGTTAGACCAGAAGTTCCTCTTCCACCTGAGGCTAGCAGTACATTGTTTGTGGAGGGGTTGCCTGCTAATTGCACCCGAAGAGAGGTGTCAC ATATATTTCGACCATTCGTAGGCTTCAAAGAAGTTAGACTGGTGATCAAAGAATCACGACAT CCAGGAGGGCATCCATTTGTTCTTTGCTTTGTTGATTTTATGAGTCCAGCCCATGCAGCCACTGCGATGGATACTTTACAAG GTTATAAATTGGATGAGCATGACCGTGATTCGCCCAACTTAAGGCTGCAATTTGCTCGCCGTCCTGGTGCCAGGTCAGGTGGTGGGTATCGCGGAAAGCATTGA